A section of the Prionailurus bengalensis isolate Pbe53 chromosome C2, Fcat_Pben_1.1_paternal_pri, whole genome shotgun sequence genome encodes:
- the SUMO3 gene encoding small ubiquitin-related modifier 3 isoform X1, translating into MSEEKPKEGVKTENDHINLKVAGQDGSVVQFKIKRHTPLSKLMKAYCERQGLSMRQIRFRFDGQPINETDTPAQLEMEDEDTIDVFQQQTGGSRDSRCR; encoded by the exons ATGTCCGAGGAAAAGCCCAAG GAGGGGGTGAAGACCGAGAACGACCACATCAACCTGAAAGTGGCCGGGCAGGATGGCTCCGTCGTCCAGTTCAAAATCAAGAGACACACGCCGCTGAGCAAGCTGATGAAGGCGTACTGCGAGAGGCAG ggCTTGTCAATGAGACAGATTAGATTCAGGTTTGACGGGCAGCCGATTAATGAAACAGACACCCCTGCGCAG CTGGAGATGGAGGACGAGGACACCATCGACGTGTTCCAGCAGCAGACGGGAGGCTCGCGGGACAGCCGCTGTCGCTAA
- the SUMO3 gene encoding small ubiquitin-related modifier 3 isoform X2: protein MSEEKPKEGVKTENDHINLKVAGQDGSVVQFKIKRHTPLSKLMKAYCERQLEMEDEDTIDVFQQQTGGSRDSRCR from the exons ATGTCCGAGGAAAAGCCCAAG GAGGGGGTGAAGACCGAGAACGACCACATCAACCTGAAAGTGGCCGGGCAGGATGGCTCCGTCGTCCAGTTCAAAATCAAGAGACACACGCCGCTGAGCAAGCTGATGAAGGCGTACTGCGAGAGGCAG CTGGAGATGGAGGACGAGGACACCATCGACGTGTTCCAGCAGCAGACGGGAGGCTCGCGGGACAGCCGCTGTCGCTAA